From Sulfurospirillum tamanense, one genomic window encodes:
- a CDS encoding PA2778 family cysteine peptidase, whose product MRYLLLCAAMVFFVGCASKNYDHLSANTSILASKKLSVTLYPQEEYFCGPSSMATLLEHQRVAFVYADAIGSSFTPELKGALQVEMKATARRYGLIPYALTPNLSSILSEVSSGRPVLVLFNLGLVSLPTWHYAVVTGFDKETEYIYLSGAKSAQTQMRFDAFETFFERGGSWAIVALKPPLLPEASDEIETVKAIADMAEVGYEDHAKQAAMQYAKQHPLSFLGTMMLANIHFGMKEYLSATAQYKHALVLKPNDP is encoded by the coding sequence GTGAGGTACTTGCTTTTATGTGCCGCTATGGTGTTTTTTGTAGGGTGTGCTTCTAAAAATTACGACCACCTCTCTGCCAATACGTCGATTTTGGCGTCCAAAAAACTCTCCGTAACGCTCTACCCCCAAGAGGAATACTTCTGTGGGCCTTCGTCTATGGCAACCTTGCTAGAACATCAACGCGTTGCTTTTGTTTACGCCGATGCAATAGGAAGCTCCTTTACGCCCGAATTAAAAGGGGCATTGCAAGTGGAAATGAAAGCGACAGCAAGGCGTTACGGTCTCATTCCCTATGCGCTCACCCCCAATCTTTCTTCCATCTTAAGTGAGGTTTCTAGCGGCAGGCCTGTTTTAGTACTGTTTAATCTGGGGCTTGTCTCCTTGCCCACATGGCACTACGCTGTTGTCACGGGTTTTGATAAAGAGACGGAATACATCTACCTCTCTGGCGCCAAAAGCGCTCAAACACAGATGCGTTTTGATGCATTTGAAACCTTTTTTGAACGCGGGGGAAGCTGGGCTATTGTAGCACTTAAACCGCCCTTGTTGCCCGAGGCTTCTGATGAAATAGAGACAGTAAAAGCCATCGCCGATATGGCTGAAGTGGGCTACGAAGACCATGCCAAGCAAGCAGCAATGCAATACGCCAAACAACATCCTTTGTCGTTTTTAGGCACCATGATGTTGGCCAATATTCATTTTGGGATGAAAGAGTATCTAAGCGCAACAGCACAGTATAAACACGCCCTTGTGTTAAAGCCAAATGACCCT
- a CDS encoding PA2779 family protein, protein MNTSKLIIAFFVSLSLFTTSMFAEVISTKQLLHKTAAISSIDSFLNKQEVQAKLAALGVSNDNIQARLASLTEEELSQISHKIDTLPAGAGAGGIIGVIVFIFLVLLVTDILGYTKVYSFTRSVQ, encoded by the coding sequence ATGAACACTTCTAAACTGATTATTGCTTTCTTTGTGTCCCTTTCTCTATTTACGACATCCATGTTTGCTGAAGTTATCAGTACAAAACAATTGCTGCACAAAACAGCCGCCATAAGTAGCATTGATAGTTTTCTCAACAAGCAAGAAGTCCAAGCCAAGCTTGCAGCACTTGGCGTGAGCAATGACAACATCCAAGCAAGGCTCGCCTCGCTCACAGAAGAAGAGCTTTCTCAGATTAGCCACAAGATAGACACCTTGCCAGCAGGTGCGGGCGCAGGAGGCATCATCGGTGTCATCGTGTTTATTTTTCTTGTTTTGTTGGTGACCGACATTTTGGGGTATACAAAAGTTTATAGTTTCACCAGAAGCGTTCAGTGA
- a CDS encoding response regulator transcription factor, translating to MLDLGAMACCNRYTVLCVDDEKEFLDYLSSILKLYFLEVHSALSAKEAHVIIEEHPIDIIITDLYMPKTNGIDFIKKIRSERSTVAVIFVTACFEKDFLHAAVPLGLDAYLRKPITLEKLFATLQQTIEHMEHRSSKTYVLKGGVSFDLIDEVVYATSSRKIIDVTKKELGLLCLLAKNKHTVLSKTVIESYLWEFESIADSSVRTLVKKLRDKIGESAIATCSTTGYSIVLEERAL from the coding sequence ATGTTGGATCTAGGTGCAATGGCGTGTTGCAATCGCTACACGGTTTTATGTGTTGATGATGAAAAGGAGTTTTTAGATTATTTGAGTTCCATTCTTAAGCTCTATTTTTTGGAAGTTCATAGCGCTTTGTCAGCAAAAGAAGCCCATGTGATTATTGAGGAGCATCCCATTGACATCATTATCACCGATTTGTACATGCCAAAAACTAATGGTATTGATTTTATTAAAAAAATCCGCTCAGAGCGCTCAACCGTAGCGGTGATTTTTGTGACTGCTTGTTTTGAAAAAGATTTTTTACATGCTGCTGTTCCTTTGGGTCTTGATGCCTACTTGAGGAAACCCATCACGCTTGAAAAACTTTTCGCCACCCTTCAGCAGACCATCGAACACATGGAGCACCGTTCATCTAAAACCTATGTCCTTAAAGGGGGCGTTTCTTTTGACTTGATAGACGAGGTGGTGTACGCAACCTCTAGTCGCAAAATCATTGATGTTACGAAAAAAGAGTTAGGGTTGCTGTGTTTGCTTGCTAAGAACAAACACACAGTTCTTAGCAAAACAGTGATTGAAAGTTACCTATGGGAATTTGAATCTATAGCCGATAGTTCTGTGAGAACATTGGTTAAAAAACTCAGAGATAAAATCGGAGAAAGTGCTATTGCAACGTGCAGTACGACGGGTTATTCTATCGTTCTTGAGGAGCGTGCCTTGTGA
- a CDS encoding FIST N-terminal domain-containing protein, protein MKIYTYRFVSHEDFALFIAQKELGLASNIFVMCYSGIDDQAVNQEILYSIKSLLPQASIMGSTTDGEIFETEVMVHSFVLSLTTFESTTLEIELFSAELDSFKAGQMIAHEGVRLGAKVAIIVADGIVTNGDYLMDGVNSIAPSLVVAGGLAGDNGRYEESFIFCDTHIKSKAIVVGYLVSETLEVYHTKSFNWAPMGPKFKVTRADKNCIYTVDNISVLELYRKYLGSALAQKLPQGGIEFPFVFYKEGHLIGRAPIRLNGDGSVVFAGNISEGEIIQFGFGDIDAILADAKEIIADLAEFGPEKVMVFSCMTRKNFLGEDAYNDFEGLSSVAPTTGFFTYGEFFHDSDHKCNFLLNETMTVLGLKEVPPTTKGNVRLLAMAPKKKGISSHRYSETFNALLHIGEQTALELGALNSTLNDKVDEAVRRYQASEELVIIQARSAIIGEMLSIIAHQWRQPLSIIGMVIGKMRIGALSAKEKDEALLADIGVVDRNINYLSDTIEDFRNFFKPKVEKEWHSASMICEQLRSLADPILKMYNINLEIKLNDEKKFFVYGSELVQVLLSLVSNSKDAILEQRNENGKITIVCEYKALNAMYRFSVFDNGGSIAANMINVMFEPYVSSKGITGTGLGLYMAKTIIEKHFKGKITSKNTEDGARITIDFPIETKEVSPVEIV, encoded by the coding sequence GTGAAAATATACACCTACCGTTTTGTTTCCCACGAAGATTTTGCCCTTTTTATCGCCCAAAAAGAGTTAGGTTTGGCTTCCAATATTTTTGTCATGTGCTATTCTGGCATCGATGACCAAGCCGTGAACCAAGAGATTCTTTACAGCATCAAATCCCTCTTACCTCAAGCTTCCATCATGGGTTCTACCACCGATGGGGAAATTTTTGAAACGGAAGTGATGGTGCACTCTTTTGTCCTTTCCCTCACAACCTTTGAGAGCACCACGCTAGAGATAGAGCTTTTCTCGGCAGAACTCGACTCTTTTAAAGCGGGGCAAATGATTGCTCACGAGGGGGTAAGACTAGGGGCAAAAGTCGCCATTATCGTCGCGGATGGCATCGTCACCAATGGCGATTATTTGATGGACGGGGTGAATTCAATAGCCCCTTCGTTAGTCGTCGCAGGCGGACTAGCAGGAGATAACGGGCGCTATGAAGAGAGTTTTATCTTTTGTGACACGCACATCAAATCTAAGGCCATCGTGGTCGGGTATCTCGTCAGCGAAACCTTGGAGGTTTACCACACCAAAAGCTTCAACTGGGCGCCCATGGGGCCAAAGTTTAAAGTCACGCGCGCGGATAAAAACTGCATCTACACCGTCGATAACATCTCCGTGCTTGAGCTGTACCGAAAATATCTAGGCTCCGCGTTAGCACAAAAACTTCCTCAAGGAGGCATTGAATTTCCCTTTGTGTTTTACAAAGAGGGGCATTTGATAGGGCGCGCACCCATTCGTTTAAACGGGGATGGTTCGGTGGTCTTTGCGGGCAACATTTCCGAGGGCGAAATTATCCAGTTTGGCTTTGGTGACATTGATGCAATCTTGGCCGATGCGAAAGAGATTATCGCCGATTTGGCAGAGTTTGGGCCTGAAAAAGTGATGGTGTTTTCGTGTATGACACGTAAAAACTTTTTAGGAGAAGATGCGTACAACGATTTTGAAGGGCTTTCTTCCGTAGCACCCACGACAGGCTTTTTTACCTACGGAGAGTTTTTTCATGATTCGGATCATAAATGCAACTTTTTACTCAACGAAACCATGACCGTTCTTGGGCTTAAAGAGGTGCCGCCCACCACCAAAGGAAACGTACGTCTCCTTGCAATGGCACCCAAGAAAAAAGGGATTTCAAGCCATCGCTACTCCGAAACGTTTAACGCGTTGTTGCACATTGGTGAACAAACCGCGCTGGAATTGGGTGCATTAAATTCCACGTTAAATGACAAAGTCGATGAGGCAGTTAGGCGCTATCAGGCTTCTGAAGAGCTTGTTATCATCCAAGCGCGAAGTGCTATTATTGGCGAAATGCTTAGTATTATAGCCCATCAATGGCGCCAACCACTCTCTATTATCGGCATGGTGATTGGCAAAATGCGTATTGGTGCTTTGAGTGCGAAGGAGAAAGACGAAGCACTTTTGGCTGATATTGGCGTGGTTGACCGCAACATCAACTACCTTTCTGATACTATTGAGGATTTTAGAAATTTTTTCAAACCCAAGGTCGAAAAAGAGTGGCACAGTGCTTCAATGATTTGTGAGCAACTTCGCTCTTTGGCTGACCCAATTCTTAAAATGTATAACATTAATCTGGAAATTAAGCTCAATGACGAAAAAAAATTCTTTGTTTATGGCAGTGAACTTGTTCAGGTGCTACTCTCTCTTGTCTCTAATTCTAAAGATGCGATTTTGGAACAACGTAATGAAAATGGAAAAATTACCATCGTCTGCGAATACAAAGCGCTCAATGCAATGTACCGCTTTTCTGTCTTTGATAATGGTGGAAGCATTGCTGCAAATATGATAAATGTAATGTTTGAACCTTATGTTTCCAGCAAGGGCATCACAGGAACAGGCCTTGGGCTATACATGGCAAAAACGATTATTGAAAAGCATTTTAAAGGAAAAATTACGAGTAAAAACACCGAGGACGGAGCACGTATCACTATAGATTTTCCCATAGAAACCAAAGAAGTTTCGCCTGTTGAGATTGTATGA
- the acnB gene encoding bifunctional aconitate hydratase 2/2-methylisocitrate dehydratase: MDFLTAYETAKKERQALGVPPLPLNAQEAAQVVELLKTSPSQTLLTLLKERVSPGVDEAAYVKAAFLNDILAKNVTCTLISPLDAVEMLGTMLGGYNVDPLVGALSHEESAVAKAAAKALKNTILVYDAFNAVEALAKTNAYAKEVLVSWANAEWFTSKPALPEKMTLAVLKVPGETNTDDLSPASEAFTRSDIPLHANAMLVKRQEGSLETIEALKAKGYEVAYVGDVVGTGSSRKSGINSIQWHMGKDIPCVPNKRTGGVILGTTIAPIFFNTAEDSGALPIEVDVDALETGDIIDIYPYEGKVAKEGKVVSTFKLLPTTLADEYRAGGRISLIIGRGLTAKARASLGMEAESIFAKPVQPVAEEGAGFTQAQKMVGRACGVEGIRPGMYVEPLTLTVGSQDTTGPMTRDEIKELAALGFSADFVLQSFCHTAAYPKPSDVKLQHTLPDFIRNRGGVSLKAGDGVIHSWLNRMVLPDTVGTGGDSHTRFPIGISFPAGSGLVAFAAVTGSMPLNMPESVLVRFKGEMNPGITLRDLVNAIPYYAIKMGLLTVPKKNKKNIFAGTILEIEGLPKLKAEQAFELSDASAERSAAGCSVALDKEPIAEYLKSNITLIESMLKAGYGDPITLKRRAQKMQAWLENPELVKADENAQYKAIIEIDLADIKEPILACPNDPDDVATLSEILADEKRPKKIDEVFVGSCMTNIGHYRALGEVLQGESQVPTRLWIAPPTKMDKRQLTEEGYYALFGQAGARIEIPGCSLCMGNQARVADGAVVFSTSTRNFDNRMGVGAQVYLGSAELAAVCAILGRLPSVEEYMSIVPRKLAGKTENVYRYLNFNLIKDYALAD, translated from the coding sequence ATGGACTTTTTGACTGCTTATGAAACTGCTAAAAAAGAACGCCAAGCCCTTGGTGTCCCTCCGCTTCCTCTCAACGCCCAAGAAGCCGCCCAAGTGGTCGAGCTGTTAAAAACAAGCCCCTCCCAAACCCTTTTGACACTCCTTAAAGAGCGTGTTTCTCCTGGTGTTGATGAGGCGGCTTATGTCAAGGCGGCATTTTTAAATGACATCCTTGCTAAAAACGTTACATGTACACTCATTTCACCCCTTGACGCAGTGGAAATGCTAGGCACCATGCTAGGAGGCTATAATGTTGACCCTTTGGTTGGCGCCCTTAGCCATGAAGAGTCTGCCGTTGCCAAAGCCGCGGCAAAGGCACTGAAAAATACTATCCTCGTGTACGATGCGTTTAATGCCGTCGAAGCCCTCGCTAAAACCAACGCGTACGCCAAGGAAGTCTTAGTCTCTTGGGCCAATGCCGAGTGGTTTACCTCCAAGCCTGCACTCCCAGAAAAAATGACCCTCGCTGTGCTCAAAGTCCCCGGCGAAACCAACACCGATGACCTAAGCCCCGCTAGCGAAGCCTTCACCCGTAGCGACATCCCCTTGCACGCGAATGCCATGCTTGTCAAGCGCCAAGAAGGAAGTTTGGAAACCATCGAAGCACTCAAAGCCAAAGGGTACGAAGTGGCCTATGTGGGCGACGTCGTGGGCACGGGAAGTAGCCGAAAATCAGGCATCAACTCCATTCAATGGCACATGGGCAAAGACATCCCCTGTGTTCCCAACAAGCGCACAGGCGGGGTGATTTTAGGCACGACCATTGCGCCTATTTTCTTCAACACCGCCGAAGACAGCGGCGCGCTTCCCATTGAAGTGGACGTGGATGCCCTTGAAACAGGTGATATCATCGACATTTACCCCTATGAGGGTAAGGTGGCCAAAGAGGGTAAGGTGGTCTCTACCTTTAAACTTCTCCCCACCACGCTCGCCGATGAGTACCGCGCGGGTGGGCGCATTTCGCTCATCATCGGACGCGGGCTAACGGCAAAGGCTAGAGCAAGCCTAGGCATGGAGGCTGAGTCTATTTTTGCCAAACCTGTTCAACCTGTTGCCGAAGAAGGTGCAGGATTTACCCAAGCCCAAAAGATGGTCGGACGCGCGTGCGGCGTAGAAGGCATTAGGCCAGGCATGTATGTAGAACCATTAACCCTCACCGTAGGAAGCCAAGACACCACCGGCCCCATGACCCGCGATGAGATCAAAGAGCTCGCCGCCCTTGGCTTTAGCGCGGATTTTGTCCTTCAAAGCTTTTGCCACACGGCAGCGTACCCTAAGCCAAGCGACGTTAAACTCCAGCACACCTTGCCCGATTTCATCCGAAACCGTGGTGGTGTGAGCCTCAAAGCAGGCGATGGCGTCATTCACTCATGGCTTAACCGCATGGTGCTTCCTGATACCGTAGGCACAGGCGGCGACAGCCATACGCGCTTTCCTATTGGTATCTCTTTTCCTGCTGGTTCTGGTCTTGTGGCCTTTGCCGCGGTGACAGGCTCTATGCCTTTAAATATGCCCGAATCCGTCCTTGTACGCTTTAAAGGCGAGATGAACCCTGGCATCACCTTGCGCGATTTGGTCAATGCCATCCCTTACTACGCTATCAAAATGGGCCTTTTAACGGTGCCAAAGAAAAACAAAAAGAACATTTTTGCTGGCACGATATTGGAAATCGAAGGTTTGCCTAAACTCAAAGCCGAACAAGCCTTTGAGCTCTCCGACGCTTCAGCAGAGCGCAGTGCCGCAGGGTGTTCGGTAGCGTTAGACAAAGAGCCCATTGCAGAATACCTAAAGTCTAACATCACCCTCATCGAATCCATGCTCAAAGCGGGCTATGGCGACCCTATAACTCTAAAACGACGTGCCCAGAAGATGCAAGCATGGCTTGAAAATCCAGAACTTGTAAAGGCCGATGAAAATGCCCAGTACAAAGCCATCATCGAAATCGACCTTGCAGACATCAAAGAGCCTATCTTAGCGTGCCCCAACGACCCTGATGATGTGGCAACCCTTTCTGAAATCTTGGCCGATGAAAAGCGTCCTAAGAAGATTGATGAAGTGTTCGTGGGCAGTTGTATGACCAACATCGGCCATTACCGCGCCCTTGGAGAAGTGCTTCAAGGCGAAAGCCAAGTGCCTACACGCCTGTGGATTGCTCCACCTACCAAGATGGACAAACGTCAACTCACAGAAGAGGGGTACTACGCACTCTTTGGACAAGCAGGGGCGCGCATCGAGATCCCAGGGTGCAGTTTGTGCATGGGTAACCAAGCCCGCGTGGCCGATGGCGCGGTAGTGTTTTCCACTTCCACCCGCAACTTCGACAATCGCATGGGCGTAGGCGCGCAAGTGTACCTTGGAAGTGCCGAACTTGCCGCAGTGTGCGCCATCCTTGGGCGTTTGCCAAGCGTAGAAGAGTACATGTCTATCGTGCCACGCAAACTTGCGGGCAAAACTGAAAACGTGTACCGTTACTTGAACTTTAACCTCATTAAAGACTACGCGCTAGCAGACTAA
- a CDS encoding SDR family NAD(P)-dependent oxidoreductase encodes MKRIVLVTGATSGFGWEIATTFAKAGDAVIATGRRKERLEELKNSLPEADIFPLVMDVTCKEEVAKAIASLPVAYQAVDILVNNAGLALGLEKAPEASLEDWETMVDTNIKGVLYVTKAVISGMKERKRGYIFNIGSTAGNWPYEGGNVYGATKAFIKQFSLNLRTDLKGTNIRVTNIEPGFAKTDFSLVRFKGDETRADSVYKDTKPLEAADIANVIFTCANFPEHVNVNFLEVMSVRQSYGGLVVEKD; translated from the coding sequence ATGAAACGTATTGTTTTAGTCACAGGAGCCACGTCAGGATTTGGCTGGGAAATCGCCACAACTTTTGCTAAAGCAGGCGATGCGGTCATCGCCACTGGACGGCGTAAAGAGCGCTTGGAAGAGCTTAAAAATAGCCTTCCTGAAGCAGATATTTTTCCTCTAGTGATGGACGTTACATGTAAAGAAGAGGTGGCAAAAGCCATCGCCTCCTTGCCTGTGGCGTATCAAGCCGTTGACATCTTGGTTAACAACGCAGGCCTTGCCCTTGGCCTTGAAAAAGCACCCGAGGCGAGCTTGGAAGATTGGGAAACCATGGTGGATACCAACATCAAAGGGGTGTTGTATGTCACCAAAGCGGTCATTAGCGGCATGAAAGAGCGCAAACGGGGTTATATTTTCAACATCGGTTCCACAGCGGGCAACTGGCCTTATGAGGGCGGAAATGTGTACGGTGCCACCAAGGCGTTCATCAAACAGTTTTCCCTCAACCTTCGTACGGACCTTAAGGGAACCAACATTCGCGTGACCAACATTGAGCCTGGCTTTGCTAAAACAGACTTTTCGTTGGTGCGTTTTAAGGGTGATGAAACGCGCGCGGATTCGGTATATAAAGACACCAAGCCCCTTGAGGCCGCAGATATTGCCAATGTTATTTTTACCTGCGCAAACTTCCCTGAGCACGTCAATGTGAATTTCCTCGAAGTCATGTCCGTGCGCCAAAGCTACGGTGGATTGGTTGTGGAAAAGGATTAA
- a CDS encoding YgaP family membrane protein, which yields MCPFKANVGGIDRIARIVIGGLIIAWALWAQSWLGVIGVVVLLTGVFRFCGAYTLFKFSTTNEDSDSCSTGKGSCCK from the coding sequence ATGTGTCCTTTTAAAGCCAATGTTGGCGGTATTGACCGCATCGCGCGGATTGTTATCGGTGGGCTTATCATCGCTTGGGCGTTGTGGGCTCAAAGTTGGCTAGGTGTCATCGGTGTGGTGGTGTTGCTTACTGGCGTGTTTCGTTTTTGTGGGGCATATACGCTTTTTAAATTTTCTACCACAAATGAAGATTCCGACAGCTGCTCTACAGGCAAAGGTTCGTGCTGCAAATAA
- a CDS encoding DNA adenine methylase gives MNYIGSKGALAPFILSLATRFSGTLHDKTVCDLFGGTGSVAEAFGLTCKALIANDVEAYSALWLHQRLCGVATDEALLEQMRHASCEGIVCEHFSPLGAAKRGYFTPQNARKIDGARAVIAHYETTLSPTQTKALLASLLDGADRVANTTSVYGSFLKHTKFTATQALSLRPLPATRLANATVHNREGLALLGEIEGDILYLDPPYNHRQYGLNYHVLNAIARNYARDIKGKSGLGNYYRSRWCQKRAVEEELRATLRTAKFRYILMSYNDEGLLDAGRIRAIFEEFGRYDCASHAHPRLRTSKKSPKKETLETVHLLEKEG, from the coding sequence ATGAATTACATCGGTTCCAAGGGGGCGCTTGCCCCCTTCATTCTCTCCTTGGCTACACGCTTTTCTGGTACCTTGCACGACAAAACCGTATGCGACCTTTTTGGCGGTACGGGCAGTGTAGCAGAAGCCTTTGGCCTTACATGTAAAGCTTTAATTGCCAATGATGTGGAGGCTTACAGCGCTTTGTGGCTACACCAACGTTTGTGTGGCGTGGCGACCGATGAAGCTTTGCTTGAACAGATGCGCCACGCGTCGTGTGAGGGGATTGTGTGTGAGCATTTTTCACCTTTGGGCGCGGCAAAACGGGGGTACTTTACTCCACAAAACGCACGGAAAATCGACGGGGCCAGAGCAGTGATTGCGCACTATGAAACAACCTTATCACCCACGCAAACAAAGGCTTTGCTCGCTTCGTTGCTAGACGGGGCTGATCGCGTAGCCAACACCACCTCTGTGTACGGTAGTTTTTTAAAACACACCAAATTCACCGCCACCCAAGCCCTCTCTTTGCGACCCCTTCCCGCCACGCGCCTTGCCAATGCAACGGTGCATAACCGCGAAGGATTGGCACTTTTAGGGGAGATTGAGGGCGACATTCTCTATCTCGACCCGCCCTATAACCATCGCCAATACGGCCTAAACTACCATGTTTTAAACGCCATTGCACGAAACTATGCTCGCGACATCAAGGGAAAAAGTGGTCTTGGAAACTACTACCGCTCCCGCTGGTGTCAAAAACGCGCCGTAGAAGAAGAGTTGAGGGCTACGTTAAGAACGGCGAAGTTTCGCTACATCCTCATGAGCTATAACGATGAAGGGCTCCTAGACGCAGGGCGCATTCGTGCGATTTTTGAAGAGTTTGGGCGCTATGATTGTGCTAGCCACGCCCATCCGCGCCTGCGCACCTCTAAAAAATCACCAAAAAAAGAGACCCTAGAGACCGTGCATTTGCTCGAAAAAGAGGGTTGA
- a CDS encoding MFS transporter: MKEYVKPIIMGLLVVFACLGLGRFAFGMVLPLMQEELSMNATQAGLVGSANFLGYFIGLFIVSKTYTRFGPSLLVSWALFVQAFSMVLMAVAPHYLLAALFFSATGFFGALANIGIMTYIAQVVPPKMKGRATGIVVAGIGLAVIFSSLIVPTFEKFLPYAWRISWGVFALSIVLIGLWARSVMARFLVQANAHHAKGDTLLLRDIVRSRAFWHTGILFLLFGTTAIMFMTFFVAAVSDTYGASTQVSGIFWALLGVTSLFSGPFFGAVSDTIGRYKTLAILFGLQALAHSLLAFEVPLAWVFLSAGVFGFSTWAVPSIMATLSSELFGLSHTARIMSLITLFFGIGQMVGPLLAGIIRDLTGSYTFAFACSSSVLLGALFLSLYAQRSQKRT, encoded by the coding sequence ATGAAAGAGTATGTAAAACCCATTATCATGGGACTTTTGGTGGTATTTGCCTGTTTGGGCTTGGGGCGGTTTGCCTTTGGGATGGTCTTGCCTCTTATGCAAGAAGAGCTTTCCATGAACGCCACCCAAGCAGGGCTTGTGGGCAGTGCCAATTTTCTGGGCTATTTTATCGGCTTATTTATTGTTTCAAAAACATACACCCGCTTTGGTCCTTCTTTGCTTGTCTCTTGGGCGCTTTTTGTGCAAGCCTTTAGCATGGTGCTCATGGCTGTTGCACCCCACTATCTTTTGGCCGCGTTGTTTTTTAGTGCCACAGGATTTTTTGGCGCGTTGGCAAACATTGGCATCATGACGTACATCGCCCAAGTGGTACCTCCCAAGATGAAAGGGCGCGCTACGGGCATTGTGGTGGCTGGCATTGGTTTGGCGGTGATTTTTAGTAGCCTGATCGTGCCTACATTTGAGAAATTTTTGCCTTACGCATGGCGCATTAGCTGGGGTGTATTTGCCTTAAGTATCGTGCTCATTGGCCTGTGGGCGCGCAGTGTGATGGCGCGTTTTCTAGTTCAAGCAAATGCGCACCATGCCAAGGGAGACACGCTCTTGTTGCGCGACATCGTGCGTTCTCGCGCCTTTTGGCACACGGGTATACTCTTTTTACTCTTTGGCACCACAGCCATCATGTTTATGACCTTTTTTGTGGCGGCCGTTTCGGACACGTACGGGGCAAGCACCCAAGTTTCAGGCATCTTTTGGGCACTCTTGGGGGTCACAAGCCTCTTTTCAGGCCCCTTTTTTGGCGCAGTAAGCGATACCATCGGACGGTACAAGACCTTAGCCATACTCTTTGGACTTCAAGCTCTAGCCCACAGTTTGCTCGCCTTTGAAGTACCTCTTGCGTGGGTGTTTCTCTCCGCGGGCGTGTTTGGGTTTTCCACGTGGGCGGTGCCCTCCATTATGGCAACCCTGAGTAGCGAACTGTTTGGCCTTAGCCACACCGCGCGCATCATGAGCCTCATTACGCTGTTTTTTGGCATAGGGCAAATGGTCGGACCATTGCTCGCGGGCATCATACGCGACCTTACGGGAAGCTACACCTTTGCCTTTGCCTGTTCAAGTTCTGTACTTTTGGGGGCGCTTTTTCTTTCCTTGTATGCCCAGCGCTCTCAAAAAAGAACGTAA